A genomic window from Rattus norvegicus strain BN/NHsdMcwi chromosome 9, GRCr8, whole genome shotgun sequence includes:
- the LOC134480525 gene encoding uncharacterized protein LOC134480525 produces the protein MFRQLLRLFRKKSVDQGETAPGQREADPLSSETGRRKSFWGRLGFGRKASSQNVISKQEECLKELEELKFEIQKCQFERDELYQILDLYIYDEWDHRLHVELPVLQSEHEMRMMAMQMMTNSISDAMERYKELIQVNSSYRIRHSQLLCEQAQLKNNIQILLNEKRELLVEQAELPASSVETKRLCEEAGMNICAPSATQQQV, from the exons atgtttcgccagctgctcaggctatttcggaagaaaagtgttgatcaaggagagaccgcaccaggtcagagggaagctgaccccctctctagtgaaacaggaaggaggaaatcattctggggaaggcttg gttttggtaggaaggcatcatcccaaaatgtcatcagtaagcaagaggagtgtctaaaggaactggaggaactcaaatttgaaatccagaagtgtcaattcgagagggatgaactttatcaaatcctggatctttatatctatgatgagtgggaccacag gctgcatgtcgaattgccagtccttcaatctgaacatgagatgagaatgatggctatgcaaatgatgaccaactcaataagtgatgccatggagaggtacaaggagctcatacaagtgaacagttcctaccg catcaggcactcccagctcctgtgtgaacaagctcaattgaagaacaatatacagattttgctgaatgagaagagagaactgctggtggagcaggctgaactgccagcatcctctgtggagacaaagaggctctgtgaagaggccggaatgaacatctgtgcccCCAGTGCcacgcaacagcag